From Deinococcus radiopugnans ATCC 19172, the proteins below share one genomic window:
- a CDS encoding LacI family DNA-binding transcriptional regulator, whose product MAGRLAEVAQKVGVSEATVSRVLNGRSGVSEQTRQAVLTALDVLGYERPTKLRGERARLVGLVLPELQNPIFPAFAEVVGGALAQQGYTPVLCTQTAGG is encoded by the coding sequence ATGGCTGGACGGCTGGCGGAGGTCGCGCAGAAGGTCGGGGTGTCCGAGGCGACGGTGAGCCGCGTGCTCAACGGCCGCAGCGGGGTCTCCGAGCAGACGCGCCAGGCGGTGCTGACCGCGCTCGACGTGCTCGGCTACGAGCGGCCCACCAAGCTGCGCGGGGAGCGGGCCCGGCTGGTCGGCCTGGTGCTGCCCGAGCTGCAGAACCCGATCTTCCCGGCGTTCGCCGAGGTCGTGGGCGGCGCGCTCGCCCAGCAGGGCTACACGCCGGTGCTGTGCACGCAGACGGCCGGCGGGG